From the genome of Macadamia integrifolia cultivar HAES 741 unplaced genomic scaffold, SCU_Mint_v3 scaffold_30A, whole genome shotgun sequence:
TTGTTTTACCTTCCATATGAGATTTCAAGTGTTCCTGCAGTTCATAATTGCTGCCTTTCCTGAATAGATCAATAGGTCCAATTAATTCAATACTGATGAATTTTTAGCCTTGCCAGATAAACACCATTATTACATGAACATAATTCAATAGACCAAGAAGTAACTATATAATGAAGCAAAGATGTCACGGagtctaggtgacccaaggcattggaaggGGCTTGGACGCCAAGGCGCCCTTCCAACAAAAGACACCTGAACGCCTAGGCATTCGCTGTcgcctaggtgatgccttgacatcTATGGAATTAGGGTATTCATTCATTGTACTAAACAAACTAGAGTCAATTCTCAAGGAAAAAAAGCATATAATATAGGAAAAGAAACATACTCTTGTATAAATGAAAGTTGATAATTTTAGTCTCACCTCATAGATGAGCTCTAAAAAGTAATTTTGGTTGCTGATTCTGCAAACTACGGAGATTTAAATTATAAACTTCTGACAACACAGAGCTACAAATGGAGAATAATTTACCTATCGAAGCCAACACCTGAAAGTGTCCCTGAAATGTGTTCATAAAGTAAAGCAAATGGGAGTGTTAACATCAAAGCTTGTCATCAAAGGTTGCCATGGGTCCAGTCTGCACCGCAATAGATGCACCTATTGGGAGTTTTCCTTCACTACCTATAAGCCCAAGACGGACCCTTTCTAAGGCTGGCCAAAGTGGGATTTGGGGTGGGGGAGCCTGTGAGGCCATGAAGCTTCCCCAATCCCTGGTGCCCTTGCTAGGGGGACTAACGCACCTGCGTGGGACCCACACTTCAATGCCCCTAAACCCACATCTCCAATGCCCTCAAGTCAGCTTTGATACCAAAATGTCATAGCTTCAGTTGGCATTCTAAAGGATGCACTTATTGGGGGTTTTCCATTCCCCACTTAAAAGTAAGACAGACCCTACCCAAAGCAGGTTGATGTGGAATAAGCACCAGGACACTTGGTTATTAGTGACGAATAATGTTTGTAGATGCCTAACAAGGGAAACTTTCAGATCATCaaataaataagtagaaatCAACAAACATTACATGCCAGAAGCTTGGCTTCTACATTTACAGTAAGGTGATCATCGGTTTACAGAAGGCAACCATTTTGTTTGCAAAATCTTCCAAAACTTGTGATGAGAGGTTATTGAGTGACCTGCTGAATGTTTTACTTCCACTGCAACTTCCATTTGGCTGTCACTTGTACCACATTCTTTCGCTTCTTGATCTGTTACATCTCCAATTTTCATCAGTAGCGCAAAACCCATCTTACGTCAGATCACTTGTTCGGGGTACAAgaataataaacaaaaaaaatttcatctgtGTTCTGGAGGTGCTGATTAATTTTTCGATTGACAAGGCTCAGTACGGCCTTCAATCCTCACCCATGCTCCAAAACTCAAAAGGGTTGTTCAACTCAAAGCACCTTCAAAGCTCATGGGTCATTTTCATGGAAGGTGGTTCACCACGAAAAAATATTCCAATTGTAACTGTAATGCTAGGAAGTGTCATTTTGTTCTCTTCCTCTGGCTCTTGACTGGATGATTTAATGAGCTATCATTGTTTATCATTCCCACACTCTGTCCACTCTCTTGCTCTTGCAGCTTGATGTTAATGGCCTTCACCAGTAGCTTGGTCCTTGGCTCTGGTATCATACCTTTGGACGTCATCTCGGTGAAGTAGTGCAAAGCCTCTTCCATCCTTCCCTTACTGTGTAGTCCATGAATCATGATGGTGTAAGATCGCTGATCAGGTCCAACTCCATCTCTCTCCATATCAAGCCATGTATTTCTTGCTGCCTCCTGTTGATTCCAACCCACAAACAATCTTAATATCAAGTTGTAGGTATCCCCTGCGATCTTGCAACCATTTCTCTCCATCCTTTCCAGAAGGTGAGGAATTTCCTTTGGTTCCTTCAAGGAATTGAGCAAGAAATTGAAAGTCCTAGCGTTTGGGGTGCAGTTTCCTTTCTCCTGTTCCATTTCATCCAGTAGCTCGTCAACCTTTTCCATCCTCCTAATCCTGCACAGGTGCTTGATGAGTGTATTGTACGTGACAACATCACGAAGGCAACCCCTCTCATTCATCTCCCCAAAGATTTCAAGAGCTTCAGGGATCCTCTTCTTGAAGCACAGACCATCTATGATACAATTGCAGATTGCCACATCAGGAGAACAACCTTTCTCCCACATGGAATGGAACAACTTGACAGCCGTGGAGATCTTCCCTGCCTTGGTCAAGGAATTTATAAAAATCCCATATGTGAACTCGTCGGGCTTGCACCTAGAAGAGATGATATCATTCCAGAACCTCTTGGCTTCACGTAACCTCCCCGAAACGCACCACCCATTCAGAATTATGTTGAGGGTTTTTATATCGAGAGGGAATTCTTTCCGCTTGGAGTGAAAGAGGAACTCTGCAGCTTCGACATGTTTGTATCTACAGAGCGACATCAGAAGGGTCTGGAAAGCAATCAAATCAAGATCGAGCCCAAACTCCTTCCTCCTGTAAAAAATGTCAATCGCTTCTTGCACTTTGTGAGCCCCTGCATATCTGTGCACCAGAATGGCGTACGTTCTCTCGTTGATTAAACCATCTCTGTTAGACATTTCGTCGAGCACTTGCTGCAATTGTTCAAAACGCTTCATCCTCCCAAGAATGTCGATCATAACATTGTAAGCACCTGTTCCAGGCGTGTAACGACCAACTCCGGGTTCTTCCCTGGAAACCCAATCGAAGAAGAGCAAAGCAGGTTTCCATTCCGAGCGATGTCGTCGGAGCACCTGAAGAACTAAATCCTCTGTCATCGATAACCCACATCCGTCTAGGCTTCGTTCGAGCTCCTCAACGGAACCATGTGTGTGAAGCTTGAGTAGCTTCTGGATTGCGGCAGCATCCTTGGCTGTGGCAGACATGTCATGGTCGGGCACAGACACAACCGAGTCTTCATCAGAGTCGGCAGAAATGGGATTAAACGACACGGTGCCATCAGCTACAGATTGGTCTGTGCGGGAGGAAAAATTCAGGTAGGGAACGATAAGGTGATGATTGAAGTAATCTATAACTCTTCGGTTAATGTTATTAGTTACGAATTCTTCTGTCCAGTGCGAACGTGGGATTGCCCGGCGA
Proteins encoded in this window:
- the LOC122071608 gene encoding putative pentatricopeptide repeat-containing protein At3g15200 → MYHRLQLLSSISRRAIPRSHWTEEFVTNNINRRVIDYFNHHLIVPYLNFSSRTDQSVADGTVSFNPISADSDEDSVVSVPDHDMSATAKDAAAIQKLLKLHTHGSVEELERSLDGCGLSMTEDLVLQVLRRHRSEWKPALLFFDWVSREEPGVGRYTPGTGAYNVMIDILGRMKRFEQLQQVLDEMSNRDGLINERTYAILVHRYAGAHKVQEAIDIFYRRKEFGLDLDLIAFQTLLMSLCRYKHVEAAEFLFHSKRKEFPLDIKTLNIILNGWCVSGRLREAKRFWNDIISSRCKPDEFTYGIFINSLTKAGKISTAVKLFHSMWEKGCSPDVAICNCIIDGLCFKKRIPEALEIFGEMNERGCLRDVVTYNTLIKHLCRIRRMEKVDELLDEMEQEKGNCTPNARTFNFLLNSLKEPKEIPHLLERMERNGCKIAGDTYNLILRLFVGWNQQEAARNTWLDMERDGVGPDQRSYTIMIHGLHSKGRMEEALHYFTEMTSKGMIPEPRTKLLVKAINIKLQEQESGQSVGMINNDSSLNHPVKSQRKRTK